One segment of Streptomyces sp. NBC_01217 DNA contains the following:
- a CDS encoding IS110 family transposase — MLFVGDDWAQDHHDVELMDATGRRLSKARLPEGVAGIERLHAMIGAELGEDSKAEVVIGIETDRGPWVQALIAAGYTVYAVNPLQASRYRERLAVSGAKSDAADAHMLADMVRTDSHQLRPVSGDTADAEAVKVVTRIHKTLIWERTRTMQRLRHALLDYFPAALEAFEDLDAPDVLELLAKAPDPVTAAKLTTTQISAALKRARRRNIADKATKIQAVLRAKHLGQPAAVTAAYADSVRALVALLVTLNEQVKFLHRQVEDFFGRHPDAEIIRSQPGLGPILSARALAEFGDDPHRYASAKARKNYAGTSPITRASGRKKVVTARYVRNDRLIDALIAQAFSALRVSTGARTYYERQRARGIEFNAALRQLANRLVGILHGCLKAGTPYDEATAWSQQAHALAA, encoded by the coding sequence TTGCTGTTCGTTGGGGACGACTGGGCCCAGGACCACCACGACGTCGAGCTCATGGACGCCACGGGTCGCCGACTGTCCAAGGCTCGGCTGCCGGAAGGCGTGGCGGGCATCGAGCGATTGCACGCGATGATCGGGGCCGAGCTCGGCGAGGACAGCAAGGCCGAGGTGGTGATCGGGATCGAGACCGATCGAGGCCCGTGGGTGCAGGCGCTGATCGCCGCGGGCTACACGGTGTACGCGGTCAACCCGCTGCAGGCTTCACGGTATCGGGAACGCCTGGCGGTGTCGGGGGCCAAGAGTGACGCGGCCGATGCGCACATGCTCGCCGACATGGTGCGCACCGACTCCCACCAGCTGCGCCCGGTTTCCGGGGACACTGCCGACGCTGAAGCGGTCAAGGTGGTGACGCGCATTCACAAGACCCTGATCTGGGAGCGGACCCGCACCATGCAGCGGCTGAGGCACGCCCTGCTCGACTACTTCCCCGCCGCCTTGGAGGCGTTCGAGGACCTGGACGCCCCCGACGTCTTGGAGCTGCTGGCCAAAGCGCCTGATCCGGTCACCGCAGCGAAGCTGACGACCACACAGATCAGTGCGGCCCTCAAGCGCGCCCGCCGACGCAACATCGCCGACAAGGCCACCAAGATCCAGGCCGTCCTGCGTGCCAAACACCTGGGTCAGCCTGCCGCTGTGACCGCGGCCTACGCCGACTCGGTGCGCGCTCTTGTCGCGCTGCTGGTCACCTTGAACGAGCAGGTCAAGTTCCTGCACAGGCAGGTCGAGGACTTCTTCGGCCGGCACCCGGACGCTGAGATCATCCGGTCCCAGCCCGGACTGGGCCCGATACTCAGCGCCCGGGCCCTCGCAGAATTCGGCGACGACCCGCACCGCTACGCCAGTGCGAAGGCCCGTAAGAACTATGCAGGTACCAGCCCGATCACCCGCGCCTCCGGCAGGAAGAAGGTCGTGACCGCGCGGTACGTACGCAACGACCGACTCATCGACGCCCTGATCGCCCAGGCATTCTCAGCACTGCGGGTCTCCACCGGAGCCAGGACCTACTACGAGCGGCAACGAGCTCGCGGCATCGAATTCAATGCCGCTCTGCGCCAACTCGCCAACCGGCTCGTCGGCATCCTGCACGGCTGTCTCAAAGCCGGTACACCGTACGACGAGGCGACAGCTTGGTCCCAGCAAGCCCACGCACTCGCCGCGTGA
- a CDS encoding ferredoxin yields MTLYFDPVAILGKDRDAFRGRWEDRLWLNVPGPFYGGETDTCWTGRLSAPAHVLYGGEYLSEYVYRQPRTPADTALLVEAADNDPFLGYGCDGDSRWTPETVREWWSNRSQVMQYLSDQRSKWDESDARAGQGIAASVRDFELYIGGDLATDLRVYLYWLEERRSPTLVDRLPEL; encoded by the coding sequence GTGACGCTCTACTTCGACCCAGTGGCCATCCTCGGCAAGGACCGCGATGCCTTTCGGGGCCGTTGGGAAGACCGACTGTGGCTCAACGTCCCCGGGCCCTTCTACGGCGGGGAGACCGACACCTGCTGGACGGGACGGCTTTCGGCACCCGCTCACGTCCTCTATGGGGGCGAGTACCTCAGCGAGTACGTCTATCGCCAGCCCAGAACGCCTGCGGACACGGCCCTGCTGGTCGAGGCGGCAGACAACGACCCATTCCTCGGGTACGGCTGTGATGGCGACTCGCGATGGACACCGGAAACGGTCCGGGAGTGGTGGAGCAATCGCAGCCAGGTCATGCAGTACCTGTCCGATCAGCGGAGCAAATGGGACGAGAGCGATGCCCGGGCAGGCCAGGGCATAGCCGCTTCCGTCCGCGACTTCGAGCTCTACATCGGCGGTGACCTGGCAACTGACCTGCGGGTCTACCTCTACTGGCTGGAAGAGCGGCGGTCCCCCACACTCGTTGACCGGTTGCCCGAGTTGTAG
- a CDS encoding VOC family protein, translating to MTTSVVSIVYVNDAPAAARFYGDLLGMSPSFETPGYITFDLGPGADLAVWSGQFEDLSADVPRTSEVCLAIDSGPDEVNAIFKQWQSKGVTILQEPHDAGFGLTFLAADPDGNRIRVAPRD from the coding sequence ATGACCACATCCGTCGTGTCCATCGTCTACGTGAACGACGCTCCCGCCGCAGCGCGCTTCTACGGAGACCTCCTCGGCATGAGCCCCTCGTTCGAGACTCCGGGATACATCACCTTCGACCTCGGGCCAGGCGCTGACCTCGCTGTGTGGTCCGGCCAGTTCGAGGATCTGTCAGCGGACGTCCCGCGTACCAGTGAGGTGTGTCTGGCCATCGACAGTGGGCCCGACGAGGTCAACGCGATCTTCAAGCAGTGGCAGTCCAAGGGCGTCACGATCCTGCAGGAGCCTCATGATGCGGGGTTCGGGCTGACCTTCCTCGCAGCCGATCCTGACGGGAACCGTATCCGCGTCGCACCGAGGGACTGA
- a CDS encoding helix-turn-helix transcriptional regulator produces the protein MTPDRFFSLMLLLASRDAVTTQELASALGVSLRTVTRDLNWLRDAGLPVTAQRGRLGGVTMLPGSGLDLTRLTPGERDHLSLTGLDEKQRAELDASVVSRRALSKIAAAQPRRIDELLPLTDVVHVDSRPWLQARTSGTTPASLIGSVRRGRRLRIEYDSPRESCPRDLVVDPYGLLAKAGSWYLVADCARVPRMYRLERITTWKEVEQPRRIRESQTLATVAAALIAQWEHNHAIEVSATIDQTQIERAQRIFGLRLVRDDHEESATGHRVTIRFLHLEDVRALLPFGSAITVHGPSEARAHLRDLATNLAHHYAPSPTS, from the coding sequence GTGACCCCAGACCGCTTCTTCTCCCTGATGCTGCTCCTGGCATCGAGGGATGCCGTGACCACACAGGAACTTGCCTCGGCGCTGGGGGTGTCCCTTCGAACCGTCACCCGAGATCTGAACTGGCTCCGCGACGCCGGTCTGCCGGTGACCGCGCAACGGGGCCGCCTCGGAGGCGTGACCATGCTGCCCGGGTCCGGGCTCGACCTCACGCGACTCACACCGGGCGAGCGTGATCATCTGTCGCTCACTGGGCTGGATGAGAAGCAACGTGCGGAGCTCGACGCATCGGTCGTGAGCCGGCGCGCGCTCTCCAAGATCGCCGCTGCACAGCCACGTCGAATTGATGAGCTCCTGCCACTCACCGACGTAGTGCACGTGGACAGCCGTCCCTGGCTCCAGGCCCGTACTTCCGGCACGACCCCGGCTTCGCTGATCGGCTCGGTGCGGCGCGGTCGCCGGCTACGGATCGAGTACGACAGCCCACGCGAGTCATGCCCCCGCGACCTGGTCGTGGATCCCTACGGGCTGCTCGCCAAGGCCGGCAGCTGGTACCTCGTCGCCGACTGCGCCCGAGTGCCACGGATGTATCGACTCGAACGGATCACGACGTGGAAAGAAGTCGAGCAGCCACGGCGGATCCGCGAGAGCCAGACCCTGGCCACCGTCGCTGCAGCGCTCATTGCTCAGTGGGAACACAACCACGCGATAGAGGTCAGCGCCACCATCGACCAGACCCAGATCGAGCGAGCGCAACGGATCTTCGGCCTACGACTCGTCCGGGACGACCATGAAGAATCCGCCACCGGCCACAGGGTGACGATCCGCTTCCTGCATCTGGAGGACGTGCGAGCACTACTGCCGTTCGGGAGCGCCATCACTGTGCACGGCCCCTCCGAAGCCAGGGCTCACCTTCGCGACCTCGCCACTAATCTTGCCCACCACTATGCGCCGTCACCAACGTCCTGA
- a CDS encoding GGDEF domain-containing protein: protein MDPVTRVATPIGQRALIITTLAVPLTGWTVHALTLYRRLAAERRDPLTGAQRRAAFERRAQRLLARHRHDSLLCMVIDLDHFKGLNDRHGHAADDAALAATGERLARWAGPHGVVGRLGGDEFAVATRVNPTHDNAIEQHLQQLVDVLSEPVPTQAGPLAVAASVGTAVPYYLGIHALPALMRGADVSMYRTKHSGQYGWAEIEDLEAPTVNGRRVGRPGAALLERAA, encoded by the coding sequence ATGGACCCAGTCACGCGCGTTGCGACCCCGATCGGACAACGCGCTCTCATCATCACCACCCTCGCGGTCCCGCTCACCGGCTGGACCGTTCACGCGCTCACACTCTACCGGCGACTCGCGGCCGAACGCCGCGATCCGCTCACCGGAGCCCAGCGCCGCGCCGCGTTCGAGCGCCGCGCACAGCGCCTGCTCGCCCGGCACCGGCACGACTCCCTGCTCTGCATGGTTATTGACCTCGATCACTTCAAGGGCCTCAACGACCGCCACGGCCACGCCGCCGACGACGCCGCGCTCGCCGCGACCGGCGAACGCCTCGCCCGGTGGGCCGGACCGCACGGAGTCGTCGGCCGCCTGGGTGGAGACGAGTTCGCCGTCGCCACCCGCGTGAACCCGACGCACGACAACGCGATCGAGCAGCACCTCCAGCAGCTCGTGGACGTCCTGAGCGAGCCCGTGCCCACGCAGGCCGGCCCGCTCGCCGTCGCCGCGTCGGTCGGCACCGCCGTCCCCTACTACCTCGGCATCCACGCCCTGCCCGCGCTGATGCGCGGCGCGGACGTCTCCATGTACCGCACCAAGCACTCCGGGCAGTACGGCTGGGCGGAGATCGAGGACCTGGAAGCGCCCACCGTCAACGGCCGCCGTGTCGGCCGCCCGGGGGCCGCGCTGCTGGAGCGTGCCGCATGA
- a CDS encoding DNRLRE domain-containing protein: MAVTVLQGSEMVLASPLDAKAQPKQARQYATAASDIPSARVLARLSGKRVEALSERTESSTTWVNKNGSLTTELSAGPVRFKDDSEQWRDVDVELEALSDGSVQSKAHPRGLRLSGKSGTKAVSLKAAQATAATDLVTLGEGDGQITLQWRGGLPAPKLDGTRATYINAVPGADVVVEATRVGFEQFVEVKSKPAAGFSYTLPLRSKGLKVEQQKDGSLLFTDKKSKKTAVMPAPVMWDASVDKVSGEHTRRARVAMKVVKAKGGVDLVVTPDAQFLADPETKYPVTVDPSTSSLGNLFDTYVQQGETVDWSSDTELDLGNPGTTNPDGTPRTARSFITWNTAPISDALVSSAKLSLWNFHSGNTTCTAQPWEVGSAGKASTASRWTAQPAWTATKATSTETKGNPACTSAADGWINADVTTLVQEWASAKNSTSGMGLRAASETVTAQWKRVNSANNAANPPKLVVNYNYRPRTGTKQEAGPPYFSYGGAYTVNTVTPTLRDTFVDADGDKVNGTFQIFDNVTNTQVGDVIVSKYVPSGQVASVTVPAGVLTNGKTYKFRTSPYDGAHYNVGWSAWKTFTVDTAAPSAPGAISSTDYPSSAWVKGVGQAGVFNVTPPAADHNWLEWSLDGVTWTKVATGGASGAKAISLAPPKDGTHTLQVRAVDKADNKSEAVEYTFHAGPGGFVQPAEGERTARRLPLVAEADGGKYDQVSFSWRRSEADAWVKIPAGDVTSGGTAVTAWPVPLTGGKNAPLVWNTTDTVNPDGTVQIKADFTGPNSAAGSTQPLTAVVDRNASGAAAEDVGPGSVNLLTGDYTLSATDTSAFGLTVSRTASSRDPQKGGSQEGQAPIFGKEWVSGTVAEATESDYSHIRKISDTAIDVVLSEGDAIHFTANSAKSGWIPEPGSEDLTLTGSVSGSFTLTDTSGTVTEFTKPDPAVATWQVSSTLLDGLTNSTTTVVSEAVTVDGKELSRPKRVIAPTSAASAATCTATPATKGCRVVEFVYATSTTATASAFGDFTGQVKEIRMWSTEPAAAAATSKVVQSYAYDTDGRLRQEWASQISPALKTEYTYDTAGRVTGQTSAGELPWTFTYGKAGSAATAGDGMLLKASRSGLKQGTADVEEGTSATSVVYDVPLTGTKAPYAMGATNVKDWGQTDTPTDAAAVFPADAVPGAHSGDALTASDYTRADVTYMGVSGRSVNAATPGGNITTTESDRFGNTVRELTAANRAIALGVSANDRAAQADLGIAQLPSAERANLLSTTSLYNETGTREMEELGPLHRIDLTADLKSGTTTLVSAGSSVTARSWTVNEYDAGRPTDGTATVKDQVTKTTTGAQVREHPSVHGETRALQSVYDWAKGLPTQTIKDPGGLAITETTQYDAQGRVTKQQLPGATGTDAGTRVTSYWSATGTGACNGRPEWADQLCSTGPAGAITGGGTNPANLPTSTTTYDWWGNAATVTDTANGTTRTTATTYDNAGRATKVAITGGLGQAVPESTTSYDPATGLAVKVTSPTGGTITKAFDKLGRQISYTDADGGVTTTEYDLLNRPVKVSDNVPSTVTLTYDHAAEPRGLVTKTTDSIAGVFQATYDADGSVATEKLPGGYTLTQNEDTTGSATERTYTRDSDGVIVVSDTTTESVHGQVTRHAGWSDQTYGYDATGRLTTVEDTADTICTKRTYTFDNRTNRKTRNTAAGAPGTDCPTTGGTTTTHTYDSADRLVDTGYTYDNLGRTTALPGSTIGYHANDLAYQITAGTQRQTWQLDANQQRFRSFKTETGSGTTWTQTGSKTNHYDSDGDNPRWITEDTTTGALTRNVESATGNLAATTSKTGETVLQLTTIHGDIALQLPLDTAKPPVALDSDEYGNPRTGQSATRYNWLGAKQRSTETPNNLTLMGVRLYNPTTGRFLSLDPVYGGNANAYEYVHADPLNKYDLDGKRFGWIKKGYRWAKSGYRSARRGYHSVRRFVRNSSVKCFRYPNVGGFGCKYSYKGHQKFRVDLHRLNGRRGYWPHYHRRPGIGRHRPWDSAPNNGPWWRRF; the protein is encoded by the coding sequence GGTGCTGGCCAGCCCGTTGGATGCCAAGGCACAGCCCAAGCAGGCACGGCAGTATGCGACTGCGGCGAGTGACATCCCGTCTGCTCGTGTCCTGGCTCGCCTGTCGGGCAAGCGGGTCGAGGCTCTGTCCGAGCGGACTGAGTCGTCGACGACGTGGGTGAACAAGAACGGGTCCCTCACGACGGAGCTCTCTGCCGGTCCCGTTCGCTTCAAGGACGACTCCGAGCAGTGGCGCGATGTCGATGTGGAGCTCGAGGCTCTCTCCGATGGGTCGGTCCAGTCGAAGGCGCATCCCCGTGGTCTTCGCCTGTCCGGGAAGTCCGGCACGAAAGCGGTCTCGCTGAAGGCTGCTCAGGCAACCGCGGCCACCGACTTGGTGACGTTGGGCGAAGGCGACGGGCAGATCACCCTGCAGTGGCGGGGCGGGCTTCCCGCTCCGAAGCTCGACGGCACACGTGCCACGTACATCAACGCCGTGCCGGGTGCGGACGTGGTCGTCGAGGCGACCCGTGTCGGGTTCGAGCAGTTCGTGGAAGTGAAGAGCAAGCCCGCAGCCGGCTTCTCCTACACGCTTCCGCTTCGGTCCAAAGGGCTGAAGGTCGAGCAGCAGAAGGACGGCAGCCTGCTCTTCACCGACAAGAAGTCGAAGAAGACCGCGGTCATGCCGGCCCCCGTCATGTGGGACGCGAGCGTGGACAAGGTCTCGGGTGAGCACACCCGGCGAGCCCGCGTCGCGATGAAGGTCGTCAAGGCCAAGGGCGGTGTGGACCTGGTCGTCACGCCGGATGCGCAGTTCCTGGCCGATCCGGAGACGAAGTACCCGGTCACGGTCGACCCCTCGACGTCGTCGCTGGGGAACCTGTTCGACACGTATGTGCAGCAGGGTGAGACCGTCGACTGGTCGTCCGACACCGAGCTCGACCTCGGTAATCCGGGTACTACGAACCCGGACGGCACGCCGCGCACGGCGCGTTCTTTCATCACGTGGAACACGGCGCCGATCTCCGACGCGCTGGTGTCGAGCGCAAAGCTGAGCCTGTGGAACTTCCACTCCGGCAACACCACGTGCACCGCCCAGCCCTGGGAGGTGGGGTCGGCCGGCAAGGCGTCCACCGCCTCGCGCTGGACCGCGCAGCCGGCCTGGACAGCGACGAAGGCCACCTCCACCGAAACCAAGGGCAACCCCGCCTGCACCTCGGCTGCTGACGGCTGGATCAACGCCGACGTCACCACCCTCGTGCAGGAGTGGGCCTCGGCGAAGAACTCCACCTCAGGCATGGGCCTGCGTGCCGCCAGCGAGACGGTGACCGCGCAGTGGAAGCGGGTCAACTCCGCCAACAACGCGGCCAACCCGCCGAAGCTGGTGGTCAACTACAACTACCGTCCGCGTACCGGAACCAAGCAGGAGGCCGGTCCGCCGTACTTCTCCTACGGCGGTGCCTACACGGTCAACACCGTGACGCCGACGCTGCGCGACACGTTCGTGGATGCTGACGGTGACAAGGTCAACGGCACCTTCCAGATCTTCGACAACGTCACTAACACGCAGGTCGGCGACGTCATCGTGTCGAAGTACGTGCCCTCCGGGCAGGTCGCCTCTGTGACCGTGCCGGCCGGGGTGCTGACCAACGGCAAGACGTACAAGTTCCGCACCTCGCCGTATGACGGGGCGCACTACAACGTCGGCTGGTCGGCGTGGAAGACCTTCACGGTCGACACGGCGGCGCCGTCCGCTCCGGGCGCGATCTCATCGACGGATTACCCCTCGTCCGCGTGGGTCAAGGGCGTTGGCCAGGCCGGGGTGTTCAACGTGACCCCGCCGGCTGCGGACCACAACTGGCTGGAGTGGTCGCTGGACGGTGTGACCTGGACCAAGGTCGCGACCGGCGGCGCCTCCGGTGCGAAGGCGATATCTCTCGCCCCGCCCAAGGACGGCACTCACACGCTGCAGGTGCGGGCGGTGGACAAGGCTGACAACAAGTCCGAGGCGGTGGAGTACACCTTCCACGCCGGCCCCGGCGGCTTCGTCCAGCCTGCCGAGGGTGAGCGCACCGCTCGCCGTCTGCCGCTGGTTGCCGAGGCCGACGGTGGCAAGTACGACCAGGTGTCGTTCTCCTGGCGGCGTTCGGAGGCCGATGCGTGGGTGAAGATCCCCGCGGGTGACGTCACTTCCGGCGGCACTGCGGTGACGGCCTGGCCGGTGCCCCTGACCGGCGGCAAGAACGCGCCCTTGGTCTGGAACACCACCGACACTGTCAATCCGGACGGCACAGTCCAGATCAAGGCCGACTTCACCGGCCCGAACTCCGCCGCCGGGTCGACCCAGCCGCTGACTGCGGTCGTCGACCGCAACGCGAGCGGCGCCGCGGCCGAGGACGTGGGCCCGGGCTCAGTGAACCTGCTGACGGGCGACTACACCCTCTCAGCCACTGACACCTCAGCCTTCGGCTTGACGGTCTCCCGCACGGCCTCCTCGCGGGACCCGCAGAAGGGCGGCAGCCAGGAGGGCCAGGCGCCGATCTTCGGCAAGGAATGGGTTTCCGGCACCGTCGCCGAGGCAACCGAGTCGGACTACTCCCACATCCGCAAGATCTCCGACACCGCCATTGACGTGGTGCTCTCGGAGGGTGATGCCATCCACTTCACCGCCAACTCGGCGAAGAGCGGCTGGATTCCGGAGCCCGGGTCCGAGGACCTGACGCTCACGGGCAGCGTCAGCGGATCGTTCACCCTCACCGACACCAGCGGGACGGTCACCGAGTTCACCAAGCCCGACCCGGCCGTGGCGACCTGGCAGGTCTCCAGCACCCTGCTGGACGGCCTGACCAACTCCACCACCACAGTGGTCTCCGAGGCCGTGACTGTGGACGGCAAGGAACTGTCCCGCCCCAAGCGGGTCATCGCGCCGACCTCCGCCGCGAGTGCCGCCACCTGCACCGCAACGCCCGCAACAAAGGGCTGCCGGGTAGTGGAGTTCGTGTATGCGACCTCCACCACCGCCACCGCCTCCGCCTTCGGCGACTTCACCGGTCAGGTGAAGGAGATCCGGATGTGGTCCACCGAGCCGGCCGCGGCCGCGGCCACGTCCAAGGTCGTGCAGTCCTACGCCTACGACACGGACGGCCGTCTGCGTCAGGAGTGGGCCTCGCAGATCAGCCCAGCGCTGAAGACCGAGTACACCTACGACACGGCGGGCCGGGTCACGGGCCAGACCTCGGCCGGTGAGCTGCCCTGGACCTTCACGTACGGCAAGGCCGGCAGCGCGGCCACCGCCGGCGACGGCATGCTGCTGAAGGCATCCCGCTCCGGCCTGAAGCAGGGCACTGCGGATGTCGAGGAAGGCACCTCTGCCACCTCGGTCGTCTACGACGTGCCGCTGACCGGCACGAAGGCCCCATATGCAATGGGCGCAACCAATGTGAAGGACTGGGGCCAGACGGACACCCCGACCGACGCGGCCGCGGTCTTCCCCGCAGACGCGGTGCCCGGCGCGCACTCCGGTGACGCGCTGACCGCCTCCGACTACACCCGCGCCGATGTCACTTACATGGGTGTCTCGGGGCGTTCGGTCAACGCCGCAACGCCCGGCGGGAACATCACCACCACCGAGTCCGACCGCTTCGGCAACACGGTGCGCGAGCTGACGGCCGCCAACCGGGCCATCGCCCTGGGCGTGAGCGCGAACGACCGGGCGGCCCAGGCCGACCTCGGCATCGCGCAGCTGCCCTCGGCCGAGCGCGCGAACCTGCTGTCCACCACCTCTCTCTACAACGAGACCGGCACCCGGGAGATGGAGGAGCTCGGGCCGCTGCACCGCATCGACCTGACCGCCGACCTGAAGTCCGGTACGACCACGCTGGTGTCGGCCGGCAGCTCGGTGACCGCCCGTTCCTGGACGGTCAACGAGTACGACGCGGGCCGTCCCACCGACGGGACCGCGACGGTCAAGGACCAGGTCACCAAGACCACCACAGGCGCCCAGGTGCGCGAGCACCCGAGCGTCCATGGCGAGACCCGTGCGCTGCAGAGCGTGTACGACTGGGCCAAGGGCCTGCCCACCCAGACGATCAAGGACCCCGGTGGTCTGGCGATCACCGAGACCACCCAGTACGACGCCCAGGGCCGCGTGACCAAGCAGCAGCTGCCCGGCGCCACCGGCACTGACGCGGGCACCCGGGTAACGAGCTACTGGTCAGCGACCGGCACCGGCGCCTGCAACGGCCGGCCGGAATGGGCCGACCAGCTGTGCTCAACCGGTCCGGCCGGCGCCATCACCGGCGGCGGTACCAACCCGGCGAACCTGCCCACCTCCACCACCACGTACGACTGGTGGGGCAACGCGGCCACGGTCACCGACACGGCCAACGGCACCACGCGCACCACCGCGACCACCTACGACAACGCCGGCCGTGCCACGAAGGTGGCCATCACCGGCGGTCTGGGCCAGGCCGTGCCCGAGTCGACCACCAGCTACGACCCGGCCACCGGCCTGGCCGTGAAGGTGACGTCGCCGACCGGCGGCACGATCACCAAGGCATTCGACAAGCTCGGCCGCCAGATCTCCTACACCGACGCCGACGGCGGCGTCACCACAACCGAGTACGACCTGCTCAACCGTCCGGTCAAGGTCAGTGACAACGTGCCCTCCACGGTCACGCTCACCTACGACCACGCCGCTGAGCCGCGGGGCCTGGTCACCAAGACGACCGACTCGATCGCCGGTGTCTTCCAGGCCACCTACGACGCCGACGGATCGGTCGCGACCGAAAAGCTGCCCGGCGGATACACCCTCACCCAGAACGAGGACACCACCGGCTCGGCCACCGAGCGCACCTACACCCGCGACAGCGACGGCGTCATCGTCGTCTCCGACACCACTACCGAGTCCGTCCACGGCCAGGTCACCCGCCACGCCGGCTGGTCCGACCAGACCTACGGATACGACGCCACCGGCCGTCTGACCACCGTCGAAGACACCGCTGACACCATCTGCACCAAGCGGACCTACACCTTCGACAACCGCACCAACCGCAAGACCCGCAACACCGCCGCCGGCGCCCCCGGCACCGACTGCCCCACCACCGGAGGCACCACCACCACCCATACCTACGACAGCGCCGACCGGCTCGTCGACACCGGCTACACCTACGACAACCTCGGCCGCACCACCGCCCTGCCGGGCAGCACCATCGGCTACCACGCCAACGACCTGGCCTACCAGATCACCGCTGGCACCCAGCGCCAGACCTGGCAGCTCGACGCCAACCAGCAACGCTTCCGATCCTTCAAGACCGAAACCGGAAGCGGCACCACCTGGACCCAGACCGGATCCAAGACCAACCACTACGACAGCGACGGCGACAACCCCCGCTGGATCACCGAGGACACCACCACCGGCGCGCTGACCCGCAACGTCGAGTCCGCCACCGGCAACCTCGCCGCCACCACCAGCAAAACCGGCGAGACCGTCCTGCAACTCACCACCATCCACGGCGACATCGCCCTCCAGCTCCCGCTGGACACCGCCAAGCCCCCCGTCGCCCTCGACAGCGACGAGTACGGCAACCCCCGCACCGGCCAGAGCGCCACCCGCTACAACTGGCTCGGCGCCAAACAACGCTCCACCGAAACCCCCAACAACCTCACCCTCATGGGCGTCCGCCTCTACAACCCCACCACCGGACGCTTCCTCTCCCTCGACCCCGTATACGGAGGCAACGCCAACGCCTACGAATACGTCCACGCCGACCCCCTCAACAAATACGACCTCGACGGCAAACGATTCGGTTGGATCAAGAAGGGTTATAGGTGGGCCAAGTCGGGTTACCGAAGTGCCAGGCGCGGCTATCACAGCGTAAGGCGATTCGTCCGGAACTCGTCCGTTAAATGTTTCCGCTACCCCAATGTGGGTGGATTCGGCTGCAAGTACAGCTACAAGGGACACCAAAAGTTCCGTGTCGACCTGCACCGGCTGAATGGACGCCGCGGTTACTGGCCTCACTACCACCGTCGGCCCGGAATCGGGCGGCATCGACCGTGGGACAGCGCCCCTAACAATGGCCCGTGGTGGCGACGGTTCTGA